The Flexivirga oryzae genome has a segment encoding these proteins:
- a CDS encoding DUF3817 domain-containing protein encodes MVTTLDDTTAAERVSTSFPARAFKLAAFAEAVSWIGLLIGMFFKWIVQSGDLGVRIFGPIHGTIFVLYVISLVAVSVTHKWTPKESLLGLVSSVPPLMTVWFERRAERRGALVRRAA; translated from the coding sequence ATGGTCACCACTCTCGACGACACGACCGCCGCCGAGCGCGTCTCCACCAGCTTCCCGGCTCGGGCCTTCAAGCTCGCCGCCTTCGCCGAAGCAGTCTCCTGGATCGGCCTGCTGATCGGCATGTTCTTCAAGTGGATCGTGCAGTCCGGCGATCTCGGGGTGCGGATCTTCGGCCCGATCCACGGCACGATCTTCGTGCTCTACGTGATCAGCCTGGTGGCGGTCTCGGTGACGCACAAGTGGACGCCGAAGGAGTCGCTGCTCGGCCTGGTCAGCAGTGTGCCCCCGCTGATGACGGTGTGGTTCGAGCGCCGCGCGGAGCGCCGCGGCGCCCTGGTGCGCCGCGCGGCCTGA